The following proteins are co-located in the Thermodesulfobacteriota bacterium genome:
- a CDS encoding alkaline phosphatase family protein — protein MKDFKSCIFLMADGARADVFEELMKAGDLPAISRYVVEPGSYREAVSVFPSTTGPAYTPYVFGKYPGRCNFPGIRWLDRRIYADRRKLFSFRRFRSYIGLETYFMNSDASTDNTSIFEVFPRSGNILNELSRGVKLTNDKTRFSKLYHKVKSHFTDRTDEVDLLARRLLVKELGAMHDFIFTVFLGIDTYSHVNHPFHRDVIDSYRRIDETVDVVASRLKAEGRLDETLFVIISDHGLTQTHSHFDSLGFLNARGYKAFYYPNVFRHFMNADAGSLISGNAMANIYVRSPDGWERRSTFAEMKQLVEDFLERPEVDVVAGTDEDGKVKIKSARGESQAWIGEDGRVNYRKVSGDPFGYNGMPESMTSREALAASFGTEYPDAAVQIMQLLESPRAGDLVLSAHLGYDLRAHHENPEHRSSHGSLVRDHMIVPFAISAPLADELVRTVDVYPTILSLLGRELPDGLDGIDLSV, from the coding sequence ATGAAGGATTTTAAGAGCTGTATATTCCTGATGGCGGACGGCGCGCGCGCCGACGTTTTCGAGGAGCTCATGAAAGCGGGCGATCTGCCCGCAATATCCCGCTACGTCGTCGAGCCGGGCTCGTACAGGGAGGCGGTTTCGGTGTTCCCATCGACGACGGGACCCGCGTACACGCCCTACGTCTTCGGGAAATACCCGGGAAGGTGCAACTTCCCCGGGATAAGGTGGCTCGACAGGAGGATCTACGCCGACAGGCGGAAGCTCTTCTCGTTCAGGCGTTTCAGGAGCTACATAGGCCTCGAGACTTACTTCATGAACAGCGACGCCTCGACCGACAATACGAGCATATTCGAGGTGTTCCCGCGGAGCGGAAATATACTCAACGAGCTCTCGCGCGGGGTGAAGCTCACCAACGACAAGACCCGTTTTTCGAAGCTGTATCACAAGGTGAAGAGCCACTTCACGGACAGGACGGACGAGGTGGACCTGCTTGCACGGAGACTTCTCGTAAAGGAGCTGGGGGCAATGCACGATTTCATCTTTACCGTCTTTCTGGGAATCGACACGTACTCGCACGTGAACCATCCCTTCCACAGGGACGTGATCGATTCCTACAGGCGTATAGACGAGACGGTGGATGTAGTCGCCTCGCGTCTCAAGGCGGAGGGGCGTCTCGACGAGACGCTGTTCGTCATCATAAGCGACCACGGACTTACGCAGACCCATTCGCATTTCGATTCCCTCGGGTTCCTGAACGCCAGGGGATACAAGGCCTTTTACTATCCCAACGTGTTCAGGCACTTCATGAACGCCGACGCGGGGAGCCTCATATCGGGGAACGCCATGGCGAACATATACGTCAGGAGCCCGGACGGGTGGGAGAGGCGCTCGACGTTCGCCGAGATGAAGCAGCTCGTCGAGGACTTCCTCGAAAGGCCCGAGGTGGACGTCGTCGCCGGGACGGACGAGGATGGAAAGGTGAAGATAAAGAGTGCGAGGGGCGAGTCCCAGGCGTGGATAGGCGAGGACGGGCGCGTCAATTACAGGAAGGTTTCGGGGGACCCGTTCGGGTATAACGGTATGCCCGAGAGCATGACTTCGAGGGAGGCTCTTGCGGCGAGCTTCGGTACGGAGTACCCGGACGCAGCGGTCCAGATAATGCAGCTCCTGGAATCTCCGCGCGCGGGCGACCTCGTGCTGAGCGCGCACCTCGGCTATGACCTCAGGGCGCACCACGAGAACCCCGAGCACCGATCTTCGCACGGCTCGCTCGTCAGGGACCACATGATAGTTCCGTTCGCGATAAGCGCGCCGCTCGCGGACGAGCTCGTCAGGACGGTGGACGTATACCCGACTATACTGAGCCTCCTCGGAAGGGAGCTTCCGGACGGGCTCGATGGTATAGATTTGTCGGTTTGA
- a CDS encoding BatA domain-containing protein, with translation MNFSFLSPYFLIGLAALALPVIAHLISRKSGAVKKFPAITFLLASRGDSAVRSRLKDFLLLLLRALVIALLVLVFARPALFSFAPAGVEGPRSIAVVVDNSFSMGYGGRFDKAVKTARDTISSLPDGSFAIVAPLVAKPGERLSPSSDMAGLRQAAGDIKLTATYADNEKRLSEVYAALSDSPPEKKEVIFLTDMQKNGWRESPAPRDWLRVVDITGGESSPNRAVTSASAGRGKDVTAFEIAVSNFSPEEVSDLLASVGLDGREVNAHLDVGPGERAVREFTLPPDGDAAAPGLGTASIEKDSLPIDDTRYFVLAGGEGSGILIVDGDPREEARLSEAYYLARAGETISEISGAQVSVKDNEAFLSEDLSPYGVVFLANAGDILPSNAEALREFVTNGGTLVIFPGERIRPSSYNALLKGLLPGQLLTIQEAGTFVSPGGGGAFSGDVRERLGSVRVGRHFSIYPEEGSETILSTASGDPFLLRKGLGGGSVYLFASTADTGWNDLPISPVFLPVVKELMDTSDNSGVRKRSYLAGEIAAIDVPPGAEGAEVSAPGGVKTPLSGAEPVFSATDTPGIYTVTQGGKPHYSFSVNIDPAESDLSRITIESPAPAEAGRPGFVKVFSELWRYFLWGAIALFISEAAVRALFS, from the coding sequence TTGAATTTTTCCTTCCTTAGCCCGTATTTCCTTATAGGACTCGCCGCCCTGGCGCTTCCGGTGATAGCGCATCTCATTTCCCGCAAGAGCGGGGCGGTAAAGAAGTTCCCTGCCATAACGTTCCTCCTCGCCTCGCGCGGGGACAGCGCAGTAAGGTCCAGGCTAAAGGACTTTCTACTGCTGCTGCTCCGGGCCCTCGTCATAGCCCTCCTGGTCCTTGTATTCGCGCGGCCGGCCCTGTTTTCGTTCGCCCCGGCTGGCGTGGAAGGCCCCCGCTCCATCGCAGTCGTCGTTGACAACTCCTTCAGCATGGGCTATGGCGGCCGCTTCGACAAAGCGGTGAAAACGGCGAGGGATACGATCTCCTCCCTCCCCGACGGGAGCTTCGCCATCGTAGCGCCCCTGGTCGCAAAGCCGGGCGAAAGGCTCTCCCCGTCGAGCGACATGGCCGGTCTCAGGCAGGCCGCGGGCGATATAAAGCTCACCGCGACCTACGCCGACAACGAAAAGAGACTATCCGAGGTATACGCCGCCCTCTCCGACTCTCCGCCGGAAAAGAAAGAGGTGATATTCCTCACGGATATGCAGAAGAACGGCTGGCGCGAATCCCCGGCCCCGCGCGACTGGCTCCGCGTCGTCGATATCACCGGCGGCGAAAGCTCCCCCAACAGGGCGGTAACCTCGGCCTCCGCGGGCCGCGGCAAGGACGTGACGGCATTTGAAATCGCCGTATCCAACTTCTCCCCCGAAGAGGTCAGCGATCTCCTCGCGAGCGTCGGCCTGGACGGGCGCGAGGTGAACGCGCACCTCGACGTCGGGCCCGGTGAAAGGGCCGTAAGGGAGTTCACCCTTCCCCCGGACGGTGATGCAGCCGCGCCCGGCCTCGGCACGGCGTCTATAGAAAAGGACAGCCTCCCGATAGACGACACCCGCTACTTCGTCCTCGCGGGCGGCGAAGGCTCCGGAATACTCATAGTAGACGGCGACCCCCGCGAGGAAGCGAGGCTCAGCGAGGCTTACTATCTGGCCCGCGCCGGCGAAACCATATCCGAAATCTCCGGCGCGCAGGTATCCGTCAAGGACAACGAGGCGTTCCTGTCGGAGGACCTCTCGCCCTACGGGGTCGTCTTCCTCGCCAACGCCGGCGACATTCTCCCGTCCAACGCCGAAGCGCTAAGGGAATTCGTGACTAACGGCGGGACCCTCGTCATATTCCCCGGGGAAAGGATAAGGCCGTCTTCCTACAACGCACTTCTGAAGGGCCTTCTTCCCGGGCAGCTCCTTACGATACAGGAAGCGGGTACGTTCGTAAGCCCCGGGGGCGGCGGCGCCTTTTCCGGCGACGTCCGCGAAAGGCTCGGCAGCGTCCGTGTCGGCCGCCACTTCTCCATCTATCCCGAAGAGGGGTCGGAAACGATACTCTCCACCGCCTCGGGCGACCCTTTCCTTTTGCGGAAGGGCCTCGGCGGCGGGAGCGTCTACCTCTTCGCATCCACTGCCGACACCGGCTGGAACGACCTTCCCATATCCCCCGTCTTCCTCCCGGTCGTAAAGGAGCTCATGGATACGAGCGATAATTCCGGCGTCAGAAAGAGAAGCTACCTCGCCGGGGAGATCGCCGCCATCGACGTCCCGCCCGGCGCCGAAGGGGCGGAGGTCTCGGCCCCAGGCGGCGTGAAGACACCCCTTTCCGGCGCGGAGCCGGTCTTCTCCGCGACGGATACCCCCGGCATATACACGGTCACGCAGGGCGGAAAACCCCACTACAGCTTTTCCGTGAACATCGATCCGGCCGAGTCAGACCTTTCCAGGATAACGATAGAAAGCCCGGCCCCGGCGGAAGCCGGACGGCCCGGCTTCGTAAAGGTATTCAGCGAGCTCTGGCGGTACTTCCTCTGGGGTGCGATAGCACTCTTCATTTCCGAGGCGGCCGTAAGGGCGCTCTTTTCCTGA
- a CDS encoding DUF58 domain-containing protein: MPGTDFNSLLDLETASRLRRFFFRAPSRVRGRKAGIHKSYYRGISPDFMEYKEYNRGDELRQVDWRLYGRHDRLYVRKFEDEVNLDWCVLVDTSASMGYGAQGATKLDYARRLAATLSYLLLRQGDAVGAGVFSGEGVDVVPPRAGNPSIAPILDMLGSASPAGGTALSGPVARALEVYRRDSAFVIVSDLLTDEADFRKCLQMLNAAGRDAVFFHVLHEDETEFSFRGSFEFEDMESGRKVIVDAGEVRNNYIQRMRQFMDSLRRTCHEYESRYVFAPASRPVEEPLILIADK, from the coding sequence ATGCCGGGCACGGATTTTAATTCCCTACTCGACCTCGAAACCGCCTCGCGGCTGAGGCGCTTTTTCTTCCGCGCGCCCTCCCGCGTAAGGGGGAGAAAGGCGGGCATACACAAGAGCTACTACAGGGGCATAAGCCCCGATTTCATGGAATATAAAGAGTACAACCGGGGCGACGAGCTCCGCCAGGTCGACTGGCGGCTCTACGGGCGCCACGACAGGCTCTACGTCAGGAAGTTCGAGGACGAGGTCAACCTCGACTGGTGCGTGCTCGTCGACACGAGCGCGTCCATGGGCTACGGTGCCCAGGGCGCGACCAAGCTCGACTACGCCCGGAGGCTCGCCGCCACCCTTTCATACCTTCTCCTCAGGCAGGGCGACGCGGTCGGCGCGGGGGTTTTCTCGGGCGAGGGCGTAGACGTCGTCCCGCCCCGCGCGGGCAACCCCTCCATAGCCCCCATACTCGACATGCTGGGCTCGGCTTCCCCCGCCGGCGGGACGGCGCTCTCCGGCCCCGTCGCCAGGGCGCTCGAAGTCTACAGGAGGGACTCGGCCTTCGTCATAGTCTCCGACCTCCTGACGGACGAAGCCGACTTCCGCAAATGCCTCCAGATGCTTAACGCCGCAGGCAGGGACGCCGTCTTCTTCCACGTCCTCCACGAGGACGAAACGGAGTTCTCCTTCCGGGGCTCCTTCGAGTTCGAGGACATGGAAAGCGGCCGGAAGGTCATTGTCGACGCGGGAGAGGTCAGAAATAATTATATCCAGAGGATGAGGCAGTTCATGGACTCCCTCAGACGGACGTGTCACGAGTACGAGTCGCGCTACGTATTCGCTCCTGCTTCAAGGCCCGTCGAAGAGCCGCTCATCCTCATAGCAGACAAATAA